The nucleotide sequence tatcaaaacattgttttatcttcttaaaCTTAGAGATTTACTTTACAGTTCGAACATGAGTGACTGTAAATAGTTAATGTAAACTTTTTTAtctcttaaaaaataaattttgaagtaTAAGTTTCTGACTcataaaaatatgttacaaaaGAGTTACattttgtgactattttgttactattatttttgCTATTTATTTTGCGACTATTTTACTACTAACTTTGGAACTACTTTGCTACTTATTTtgcgatttttttttactattcattTGTGACTACTTTACTACTTACttacgactattttgcgactactTTACTACTAAATACTTTTGTTAAAACTAAATACATGTAGTCTTCCTAAAACTATATACATACAAAATTTATTGAATCAAGTCATTTTAATCCTAAACTGTAACTTTGAATTTCTAAACCcaacaattaattattaatatatatataacccaacACTTcaatcttaaaataaaatacaatcaTTGAAAGCCTAAatctaattattttgaaatatacattaatttctaaaaaaaattattattattagcttatttatgataattcttgaatttatattatttcttagttaaaataaactaataataattaatgtttatagaaaatatatggatttatttatttgaaaagaagaaaacttctgATTGGCTAATACATAAAGACATGGATTGCACTTTCATTTATCATCCACCATTGATTATTTAAGATCCAACGGACCAGATCTCttccttcaattttttttcttttctcttcttctcctccttatCTTGTTTCTTCAAGAATCAAGGTTATGCATTTTTCAACAATTTAGAGTTTGGacacaagaaacacaaatcaacCACCGTTAACCCTTCATCTCTGCTAACCGATTATCCTTCTCTCACTTTGTTCCCCATATCTCAAAGCTACATTACATCACGAAGCTTCAGCCTTCACCACCACCAGATCTCAGAGCTTCCGTCGATCCAGCCACCAGACCTCGAAGCTTCTGTAGTCGTTCACCACATCATATATCGAAGCTTCTGTTATCGTTCACACCAACACATCTCGAAGCTTCTGTTATCGTTCACACCAACACATCTCGAAGCTTCCGCCATCCTCCACCTCCAGATCTCAAACTTCTCGCCAACAGATCTTGAATCCTCCGCCATCGCATCTCCGATACTCCGCCTCGAGCGTACTCCTCTTTGCTGACACGTTCCTTATCTCCCTCACCTTTTCCTCCGCTGCCAGAAAAACGCGTCGCCGGCCAAGCTTTTCACCGGCCAACCAGAACGTCGATACAATAATTATACACACatgtatatttttcaaattaattatttaataattcaaattaattatttaataaagaaaaattcatttatgtgacttattaattaaaattaaaaatggtgttttttttttatttttttgcaaaataacTTTGGAACGTCACAAAATAGTGGCTAATTATTCGGTCACAAAATAGTGGCTAAGTTTTCTGTCACAACTTAGTCTCTAAACATGACTACAATACTCAGATCTTAATGTAGTCCTAATGTACGACGGTTTATTAGTCTtactaaacagtcgcaaattagcgactattttgTCACTCTATAAATTTGCCACCAAATTTTAACGACCGCATAAATTAGTCACTAATTGGTCTCAAACAGTGATTTTGTGACGGTTTTGTGACGTTTTTGATGGTCACAAACGACTTGTTTTTGTGTAGTGACGTTCCATATATGGATAGATGAGATGGACGTTCATCAAGGAAACTTTGTAATCCAGCATCATCATAACCACCATCTCATCAATTcccttcctctgcttcttctttataAAGCTCTCTTTTTTAGTCAAAGAGTTCCACTCTTTGCAGATCGATCGCAATTTTCCTAGAGATGTCACCGGAAGCCTAGAGAGAACCTCCTCCTCTATATCACTTGGAAGATCGGACATCGTCTTCGAAACGAAtctgtaattttaaaataagacaCACTTTTACCTCTTTGTTTTCTACTCTTAGACGCTAGGGTTtccgagagaaaaaaaaggaaaaacaaaaaccaaaaaatcaaaaagttgtGTCCTGTGGGTGTCGAACCCGGGTTCGGAAtggtcttgttttttttttgggtcaaccaCTCCAGTAGCATGGTTCGGAAGATTCAACCGTGTGTTACCAACCTAATCACGACATGAAAACATCTAATGTAAAGTTAGATGTCTAATAAGTGCATGTTATAGTTAAGTATTGTTTTCATTCTTAGAACGATTAGACAAAtgcaaagagaaagaaactgcCACACacttgtttataaatttttgtgtCCTCCACTTTTCTTGTGTAATAAAAGAAGACAGCGTGGTGGCCTCATAATAATTGGGGTGACATATGTGATCCATCTAAAGAAGACGCCAAAGGTTGATTTTCACTTTTACAGAATTGGACATTATTGAGTTTTTTATGTCAGGGATTAATTTGATTGTTGGGTTTTAAACGTTAGGCTAGAGTTACCAGTAGTGGACCCTGTCCTATAAACGTTGAGCCATAAGTCACTTGGTGGATTTTTGCTAAGTAAACATCTGAAACTTGCATGTGCACACATCAATCCTCATCATTCATTGTCACAAACACTATACTCTGCGCTCTTGTTCTTTCGTTATCTTTGGCATTTACTCTTTTGTCTTCTCTTACCTTTCAAATCTTAAACTAACAAGTCATCCTTACGTATAAAccaaatatttgatatttctcaTCAAAACCCATACCTTAGTTACATACAGATAAATATGCACAAAAAGAACAAGACTTTCTAATTcaaaaaacataatgaaaagCATAAAAATGGGTGTAttcaaattcaataattattaaaattttattgttctCCGGGTATGAAAATGTTCACATTTACACTGTCACACCTCAGATCTCAATCACAAAGATCCCATCTAATCACAAAACCCAACCGAAGGAAGGATTAAtataaaccacacaaaagatgTTCATCAAGTTCGTCTctctactctgtttttgtgtagccttagaggaaacagaggaggcAATGGAGCAGAGGACTTAGAAGGAGTACAAACAGGAACATGAATCATTGGTCTTATCCTCATAGTCACAGATCTCGTCCTCTCTAACCCTTTCTTACCTCTCTtcccttccttctctctctcttccttcttcaccGCATCCCCAATCGAGCTAGAAGAAGACGATGTCGAGCTCGAAGATGAAGACGGCGAAAGAGACGATACCCTCGTTGACGAAACCGTTGTCGTCGTGGTggtcctctgtttcttcagcCGTAAAAGCTCTTTCCACAGCACAGTGCACTTTGGTGGACGTGGAGAAGGGTCGTCGTCAAGAAACCAGCTTCCTCTGTTGTTGTTCTCCTGCTCCTTGGTGTTATGAACAACCTCCTCTCTCACTACtttatgatcttcttcttcttcttcttcgacttcaacttttgttttcaaGTTGACGTTTTTAAGCTTCTCTGAATGCTTTACCTGCCAGAAAGGAAGTAACTTTCCTTCACAGAACAACTCGTCGGCGGTAAGCATCGTTTGGTTACTCGTTACGTTTTCAGACAGAAACTCAAAGTCTCCAGCTTTCACCAAGTTCgtcttgtctttttcttctttaccgaCAATGAGGTTCACAGGGTTGACACAGATGTAATCTCCGTCGCTGTCTGATGATGACAAATCCGCTGAGAAGGAGATACGTGGTCCTGACGACGGTGGTGACGCCGCCTCAGTCATGAAAACCATCTTAGCTTCCGCCATTGTAGCCGTTTCGGCTGATACCATAATGTTCGTACTACTATGTAACAACAACGGAGCTAGTTATGAAGTGACAGACAAAATAACGTGTAAGCTAGAGCAAGTGgactttgagagagagagagacagagagagaaatgaAGATTCAGAATGTTAAGGGTaacatttatataaaagaaaaattcaaggACAGAAAGAGAGAAGTAATGAGGTAAGACTACCACATGGACACGTTGAGATGGAGACAAATTCACAGAGAGCTGTAAGAAGGATAAGAAGGAAGAACCTATGGAAGATGAAAGATTAGATGATGTGAACATGCATTttgcatatataatatttactcACATCGATCGGGAGACTCgatataagttttgtttttcaatgATTAAATCTGGTTAATTATTAAGAAATCATTTGAAAATTGTAGATGTGGATTTGAAAGGATGGATCGACGGAGGTTTGACTGAAGGGGTTAAGGAGGAAGCTAGAGTTGAACAGAACAGGGAACACATGTcctcacatgacctttcgtgtCTTTGCCATGTGACAACAAGTACAACTCTCTTAACATGAGATACTTCCCTAATAATATCTTATTTACCATTGGGCATATCAAAAAATTACCATTGGGTTACTGTAAATATAACCTTTATACAGTAAAATATGGAATCCTATCATtgaataattaattacttaaaagTACAAAATTATGATGTCTTTATAATCATTAACTtgatgagaaaatatatatcttatgttctttttaatatgaaagtcttttttaagtttgttttttatacacaatacaaaatatttaaatatctattGTACATTTATTActaataaaatacttttttcaGATGATACTTTACAACTTTATTAGACTAAAAACTGCGCTTATGTTAACTTTATACTAttagaaattaaacaaattcaattaattatttgaattataGAGACATCATCttgattagaaaaaaatacaacGAAGATAATATTGTTTCCCGAAACATCCCTCGAAGGACTTTGTGTTCATCAATTTCAGATTAGCCAACTGTCGGATAAGACGAGATAGGTCcctatattatttgatttatttcacTTTCTgcttattaatttaaatatacaatcgtaatgtttatatttattttatttttttgtaaccaaataaccaaataatatagGTATTTTCTATCAGCTTAAACAAAAATGATGATTACTCGATATTAAGCTTGGAGGCACTTTGAGGAGCGGGTTTCTTGGTGTTGGACCACTCCTTTTGTTTTGGTGCAGATCGTTGTAGTTATTATCATtgccaaaatatatacaaaatttattattacgATTACATCAATACATATCCTTTTTAAGTGCCAATatgtcaaaattcaaaaatattgtatgATTCTACTATTAttgtatagttttttatttttcttttattttgtatgcAACAGTGCATATATTAAATGCTGTCGCGAGAGGAGTGAgtgagggagagaaagagacagcGATGTTACCAAAGATCTTACTAAAACACATGTCACTGTTTATCATTATTAACTGTCCATTACCATGCCATGCAAATACAAAATTCCAGCCTATCCTCTACTCCATTTCAATATTTGTTCCCACCACTAATCATCACTAGTTATGTTATTAACTCATTACTATATCAATTTTAACTCACGCAAAAATATTGGCATAAAAGAATAAcgtacacacaaaaaaaaaacatctttgtAGAATTAGAGATTGACGTTTTATACATACTTCGAACCAATATTATCCCATACATCATTGATGATAGTATATAATattgcaagaaaaaaatatagtaataattGAAAGTTGTAACTAGATTGGTCCCCGAAAATGATAttatatcattgcatttcaCTGTGCTTGTGTTTATACAAACATCAAGATGGTCAAGGAAAAAGTGAAGAGACCCGCATTATTAAATGAAGTTATGAAGACTTTCATTATTGGCTATGATTAAAACATATACTAGAAGTGAATATTTTAGTTTGTAATGTATAAGAGAAACAAAGTGTAGAGGAGCTTTGACTCTGACCGCATAATTAGAATCTTGTATCACGTATAAACGATTCTCAATGCAAAGAGGCCACATGCATCCATCCACTTAGAGCCAAACATATGCATATGTGGTTAATGTTGTTGAGCTTCTACTCCACGTATATGATTAAATTGTACGACCATCGTCTAGAGACCGATATTATGTATTCTCATGTGATTCAAATTATATCCAAGTTTTACAAAATATCTTTGTACTGTTATGTTTTATTAGTGACCTAtgattttcacaaaaatatcgATACAGAAATATCCACCAAAATCAATGTCTACGATTATGTATAAGAGAGAGCAGTTTACTTAATTCTTTTCGCATATTTAATTAACATATGTTTGTATTATCATGCCATTATGACATTAACGACCAGATTCACGTGATCCCGCCGTCGACCACGATGGATGTTAAGAGAGAGGGGTTGAGGtgtgttttcacttttcagataGATCATGAATGGGATAATGACTCCGCTTTCTTGCATTATAAGATGGATTTGCATTTGAAGCGactagattttatatatgtatagagtTATTGTAGAATTTTACTAATATAAACCTGAGTTGCATTAGAGATAAACAAATCTTAGTGACgtctacatatataaaatctatgtATATGAATAATATGATTAAGATAATAAGAGTAACagaattaataatttgtaagcatataattttgcttaatttgttaaatattttcttgtataTGATGCTAACaaatttgtgtgtttattttgaccaaaaaaaaaaaaaaatttgtgtgtttATTACTAATGTAATCTTATTTTGCATCATATACAAGAAAAGATTTAACAAATAAGCAAAAATTATGCTTAATTAGAATCTAATTTGTAAGCAAAATTAAGCTAATATGTAATcttattttgtatcatatacaagaaaagaaacaaagcttaatttgtgttttattgctaatgtaatctttttttttaccagtaaactcaaaattaataaattagatttgggcttcaagtgaaaaaaaaaagaaatagaaatcataaaacaaaaaaaaattagtttttaacttttttatttatttattggacCTTTGGTCAaatccttttatatattttattttagttcgGTCGGAATATTTTTACCCGACCCGTCCACGAAGCATCGCCTCCTCCTCGTCTCCGtgggtttaggtttttttttttttttacgaattgGCGCAAAAAAAGACGATGGCGATGATGATGCATCCACCGCAGCCGCAAGGCTATCACCATCCACAGACGCTCGAAGAAGTTCGAACCCTTTGGATTGGTGATTTGCAGTATTGGGTCGACGAGAATTACCTCACTTCCTGCTTCTCCCAAACCGGCGAGGTAAcccctcttcatcttctctgcTTCCTCAGCTTCTCTTAATTGTTTGTTACTTTGTCTATTCCCAATTTACTTACAGCTCTCGATTCTTCTGGGTTTTGgc is from Camelina sativa cultivar DH55 chromosome 20, Cs, whole genome shotgun sequence and encodes:
- the LOC104770293 gene encoding uncharacterized protein LOC104770293, which gives rise to MVSAETATMAEAKMVFMTEAASPPSSGPRISFSADLSSSDSDGDYICVNPVNLIVGKEEKDKTNLVKAGDFEFLSENVTSNQTMLTADELFCEGKLLPFWQVKHSEKLKNVNLKTKVEVEEEEEEDHKVVREEVVHNTKEQENNNRGSWFLDDDPSPRPPKCTVLWKELLRLKKQRTTTTTTVSSTRVSSLSPSSSSSSTSSSSSSIGDAVKKEEREKEGKRGKKGLERTRSVTMRIRPMIHVPVCTPSKSSAPLPPLFPLRLHKNRVERRT